A single SAR324 cluster bacterium DNA region contains:
- a CDS encoding ROK family protein, translated as MSRRIGIDLGGTKTEVILTEENVLQEVRRRRVPTQQERGYVFIIEQIAELVSEFQNMCDEPPVIGMGIPGSLFPQTGLVRNANTQCLIGKPLKKDLEKLVNSPVTIENDANCFALSEALLGAGKNHTMVAGVIMGTGMGGGIIYEGKLWKGQHGIAGEWGHSSINVDGPSCWCGQKGCMELYLSGTGIQHRYQEKTGFFKNVREIYESYEHHTDQAATKVIQETMFYFGRAMANLIDTLDPNIIVIGGGISNLEVLYSDGVRQTAAQLFNPELQTPIVKNELGDSSGVYGAALLAGNTL; from the coding sequence ATGAGCCGAAGAATTGGAATAGATCTGGGAGGAACCAAGACAGAAGTTATTCTGACTGAAGAAAATGTTCTTCAAGAGGTTCGTCGCCGCCGGGTTCCAACACAACAGGAACGCGGATATGTATTCATTATCGAACAAATTGCTGAACTTGTGTCAGAGTTTCAGAATATGTGTGACGAACCGCCTGTGATTGGTATGGGAATTCCGGGGTCCTTGTTTCCCCAAACCGGACTGGTCCGTAACGCCAATACTCAGTGTCTGATTGGAAAGCCCCTCAAAAAAGATCTGGAAAAACTCGTTAACAGTCCTGTGACCATCGAAAATGACGCCAATTGTTTTGCCTTGAGTGAAGCCTTGCTGGGAGCAGGTAAAAACCATACCATGGTGGCTGGTGTGATCATGGGAACCGGGATGGGTGGAGGCATCATCTATGAAGGAAAACTCTGGAAAGGACAGCATGGCATTGCAGGCGAATGGGGACATTCGAGTATCAATGTGGATGGGCCATCCTGCTGGTGCGGACAAAAAGGTTGCATGGAACTTTATCTTTCAGGAACTGGAATCCAGCATCGATATCAGGAAAAAACCGGGTTTTTTAAAAATGTGCGGGAAATCTATGAGTCGTATGAACACCACACCGACCAGGCCGCCACCAAAGTGATTCAGGAAACCATGTTTTATTTTGGCAGAGCAATGGCCAATCTGATCGACACCTTAGATCCGAACATTATCGTGATCGGTGGAGGTATTTCCAATCTTGAGGTTCTTTACAGTGACGGCGTGAGGCAAACGGCGGCGCAATTGTTTAATCCTGAATTACAGACCCCCATTGTCAAGAATGAACTGGGCGATTCAAGCGGTGTTTACGGGGCGGCATTGCTGGCGGGAAACACTCTATGA